From one Anopheles cruzii chromosome 3, idAnoCruzAS_RS32_06, whole genome shotgun sequence genomic stretch:
- the LOC128275183 gene encoding 26S proteasome regulatory subunit 6B codes for MIDTELVIPDKDESDTRTMKDAANPLEEQQEEDLYIKYKKLQKMLEFLEVQEEYIKDEQRNLKKEYLHAQEEVKRIQSVPLVIGQFLEAVDQNTGIVGSTTGSNYYVRILSTIDRELLKPSASVALHKHSNALVDVLPPEADSSISMLQPDEKPDVQYSDIGGMDMQKQEIREAVELPLTHFELYKQIGIDPPRGVLMYGPPGCGKTMLAKAVAHHTTAAFIRVVGSEFVQKYLGEGPRMVRDVFRLAKENSPAIIFIDEIDAIATKRFDAQTGADREVQRILLELLNQMDGFDQTTNVKVIMATNRADTLDPALLRPGRLDRKIEFPLPDRRQKRLIFSTITAKMNLSEDVDLEDFVARPDKISGADVNAICQEAGMHAVRENRYIVLAKDFEKGYKNNIKKDETEHEFYK; via the exons ATGATCGACACTGAGCTGGTTATTCCCGATAAG GACGAGTCCGACACGAGAACAATGAAGGACGCAGCAAACCCACTGGAGGAGCAGCAGGAAGAGGACCTCTACATCAAATACAAG AAACTGCAAAAAATGCTCGAGTTCCTTGAGGTGCAGGAAGAGTACATCAAGGATGAGCAGCGTAACCTGAAGAAAGAGTATCTGCACGCGCAGGAGGAAGTGAAGCGCATCCAGTCCGTACCACTCGTGATTGGCCAGTTCCTGGAGGCCGTCGATCAAAATACGGGAATCGTGGGTTCGACGACGGGGTCCAATTACTACGTGCGCATTCTTTCCACGATCGACCGAGAGCTGCTGAAACCATCGGCCAGTGTCGCTCTGCACAAACACAGCAACGCGCTGGTGGACGTcttgccaccggaagcggacaGTTCAATCTCGATGCTGCAGCCGGACGAGAAACCGGACGTGCAGTACTCTGACATCGGTGGCATGGATATGCAGAAGCAAGAAATTAGAGAAGCCGTTGAGTTGCCGCTGACACACTTCGAGCTCTACAAGCAGATCGGTATCGATCCACCGCGCGGTGTGCTCATGTACGGACCGCCAGGGTGTGGCAAAACGATGCTTGCGAAAGCTGTGGCTCACCACACGACGGCAGCTTTCATTCG TGTCGTTGGCTCCGAGTTCGTGCAGAAGTACCTAGGCGAAGGTCCACGAATGGTGCGTGACGTGTTTCGTctggcgaaagaaaactcaCCCGCTATCATCTTTATCGATGAGATCGATGCGATCGCCACGAAACGGTTCGATGCTCAGACCGGCGCCGATCGGGAGGTGCAGCGTATCTTGCTCGAGCTGCTGAACCAGATGGACGGTTTCGATCAGACTACGAACGTGAAGGTGATCATGGCCACCAACCGTGCCGACACGCTCGATCCGGCGCTGCTGCGTCCCGGACGATTGGATCGTAAGATCGAGTTCCCACTGCCCGATCGTCGCCAGAAGCGACTGATCTTCTCCACCATCACCGCCAAGATGAACCTCTCGGAGGACGTAGATCTAGAGGATTTCGTGGCGCGTCCGGATAAAATTTCGGGTGCTGATGTCAACGCTATCTGTCAAGAAGCAGGAATGCACGCGGTTCGGGAGAATAG GTATATCGTGTTAGCAAAGGACTTCGAGAAAGGATACAAGAACAACATCAAGAAGGATGAAACCGAGCACGAGTTCTACAAGTAA